The Pseudarthrobacter sp. BIM B-2242 region CTGCGGCTGGTGGTCCCTGGCTGGTACGGCATGGCCAGTGTTAAATGGCTGCAGTCGATCGACGTGGTGACTGTCCCGTTCGGGGGTTACCAGCAGGCAGTCGCGTACCAGTACCAGGAGACCGCGCACGACGCCGGTGTGCCGGTTTCGCGGATCCGGATCCGTTCGCTGATGGTCCCCCCGGGCATCCCGGACTTCTTCGAACGCAAGCGCGTCCTGCCGCACGGGCCCGTGATGCTGCAGGGCAGGGCCTGGTCCGGACAGGGTGCGGTGACCGGAGTTGAGGTGGGGATTGACGGGCAGTGGATTCCGGCGCACCTGGAGAAGCCGGCCGGGCCGTTTGCCTGGTGTAAATGGACGCTGCCGTGGGTGGCGGATCCAGGCCAACACGAACTCGCCTGCCGGGCTACCGACAGCACCGGCGCCAGCCAGCCCCTGGCGCAGAACTGGAATTACCAGGGGATGGGCAACAACATGGTTCAGCGGGTGAGGGTCACGGTGGAATAACCTCCGCTCCGGAGTCCAGCCGCGTCAGCAGCCTTCGAAGTCGGTGAGGACTTTGACCTTGTCCGCCGAGGCCGATGCGGGATCAAAGGTGTAGCCGATCCATTCCTTCGCCAGCCTGCTGGCCAGTTCCACACCGACCACCCGCTGCCCCATGGTGAGCACCTGGCAGTCGTTGGACAGGACCGAGCGCTCCACGGAGAAGGAGTCATGGGCCGTGGTGGCGCGGATTCCGTCCACCTTGTTGGCAGCGATGGCCACCCCGATACCCGTGCCGCAGAACAGGATGGCCCGGTCCGCCTTACCGTCACGGATCATCTCGCCCGCGGCGATGCCCACATAGGGGTAGGGCCTGACGAAGTCCGCCGGGGCGTCGGTCCGGTTGACCCCGATGTCGATGATTTCGCTGATCCTTGGATCGGCCTGCAGGTCGGCCAGGATGCGGTTTTTGTAGTCGACGCCGGCTTCGTCGGCGCCCAGGACCAGACGCAGCCCGGCCTTCCCTGCCGCGGGGGGTGCTGCCGTTGTGCGTGCTGCTGTGGTGGTCATGAGAGTGCTCCTGCCGGCTGGCTGTTGGTGGTTGCGGCGGCGGGATGCCCGGACGCGGCCAGGAACGGTCCCATCACGGTGAAGATCATCGCCAGGGAGGTAGCCCCGGGATCCGGTGTGCCCACGCTCTTTTCCGCGAGCGGCCGCGCCCGCCCCTTCAGGGGGCGCAGCGATGCTGTGGCCCCGGCCGCCGCTGTTGCTTCAAGGGCCGCTGCGTCCCACGCCCGGCCCGGCTCCGCGCCTTCGGTTGCCAGGCGGGTGAGGGTTTGTGTGAACGGCACCAGGGCATCCACCATGGTTTTGTCGCCGGGCTCTGCCTTGCCGAGACCGGTGATCCTGTCTGAAAAGGCACGCACGCCGGCCGCCAGTTCCTCGGCGTCAGGGCTCTGCCGGTCACCCAGCGACTCCCCGAACGCCCGCAACCCCGCGCCCCAAAGGACGCCGGAGGTGCCGCCGGCCTTGTCCGCCCACGCGTCACCCGCGGCGATCAGGACCGAACCGGCCCCGGCGCCTTGCCCGGCCGCGGCTGACGCGGCGGAGGTTGCGGCGTCGATCCCGCGGACCATTCCGCGGCCGTGGTCGCCGTCGCCGGCGATGGCGTCCATGTCCCCTAGCCGCGTTTCGGCGCCGTGCAGGCAGTCACGGGCGGCGTCAAGCGCCGAAACGCAACGGACGGCGTACTCACGCGAATCCTCCGTGGCCTCGAAGGCGGCCGGTTCGCCGGCGTCGTCGGACGTTTCCTCACGCGACGCATCACCGGACTGAATGGCAGCATTTCCCCGGCGGTACGCGGGTGTCTCGGCCGGTGCGGTCCAGAGCGGCTCCAGTTCGTCATCCAGCCACGTGATGGTGAGGGACACACCGGACATGTCCAGGCTGGTGACCAGCTCGCCCAC contains the following coding sequences:
- a CDS encoding dihydroxyacetone kinase family protein — protein: MTKIFNDPSEFAEEALAGFCDIHSGLVRQVPGGAVRRHRPAKAKVAVLAGGGSGHYPAFAGLIGPGLADGAVVGNIFTSPSAQQAYAVAKAAESGAGVVFTYGNYAGDVMNFGMASERLAADGIRVENVLVTDDIASAPPSESEKRRGIAGDFTVFKIMGAAAEAGADLADVVRLGRKANSLTRTIGSAFHGCTFPGADAPLFALKDKQMGLGLGIHGEPGLFDTDLPSAKELGQEFVTRLLAETPEGAGDRLAVILNGLGSTKHEELFVLWLTVAPLLREAGYTLVMPEVGELVTSLDMSGVSLTITWLDDELEPLWTAPAETPAYRRGNAAIQSGDASREETSDDAGEPAAFEATEDSREYAVRCVSALDAARDCLHGAETRLGDMDAIAGDGDHGRGMVRGIDAATSAASAAAGQGAGAGSVLIAAGDAWADKAGGTSGVLWGAGLRAFGESLGDRQSPDAEELAAGVRAFSDRITGLGKAEPGDKTMVDALVPFTQTLTRLATEGAEPGRAWDAAALEATAAAGATASLRPLKGRARPLAEKSVGTPDPGATSLAMIFTVMGPFLAASGHPAAATTNSQPAGALS
- a CDS encoding RpiB/LacA/LacB family sugar-phosphate isomerase, producing MTTTAARTTAAPPAAGKAGLRLVLGADEAGVDYKNRILADLQADPRISEIIDIGVNRTDAPADFVRPYPYVGIAAGEMIRDGKADRAILFCGTGIGVAIAANKVDGIRATTAHDSFSVERSVLSNDCQVLTMGQRVVGVELASRLAKEWIGYTFDPASASADKVKVLTDFEGC